Genomic window (Helianthus annuus cultivar XRQ/B chromosome 3, HanXRQr2.0-SUNRISE, whole genome shotgun sequence):
agtttgatttgtagattaagagttatgctcattatcgcaaaatgaaagctttatgttaattAAATGGAGTgattagcgtatagcctagttaAGCCTACTTTTTGACATCCAAAtctttacccactgatgtaatatattattttgggaattttaaagatttttaattaattttaggctgagcataactcatAGTCGTAGGCTTAATTCAGTAAATGTCGGTTTTGccattgctcaggtaaatacttttaacttattttccctatacgggcttgggttacggtatctagcataccgcttgatcgagcatcaaatctccaCAATTAAGTGAgtagttgaataatttgatcggctcgtttaaacagtcttgatTACTTAAagtctttggggggttaatgaccatgtcccggatatccttggcatcatcttacgagatggccacgacctgagcacggggtgtaggcgtacacctgttagtgtataactctatgatgtggtgtgtctattaatctataacccggacaagatccgggctactgaacgcacaagtaacatgtaattcgttcacaagattataataataaataattctcccaagttaaataaaatgtttatgccacgtgcatccaaaccaattttcaatcattttccaaaatgagtcagttgaatgtatttaccagtgtaaactgacgtatttttcccaaaaagattaaatgcaggtactaagcgaaattggctgggatttctccttagcatcattagaagtctcgcaagcttaagatgcctgaagtctgttgaactattgtCTCATATTTTATTTCGATCCGTCTGTGGATAAACAATCGAacgttgtgatacttgatattacaataatTAAATTCGGTTGTATTACATCTATtaaattgcttccgctgtgcatattaaatattgtgttgtttgactattatgttgccaaccacgtcacgatactcccccaccgggcccaccggtgacacgtggaaatcggggtgtgacaggttggtatcagagccaacactgagtgaattaaacactagccttttgtgtttaatctcagttacacaattgcacaaatTCTAAACTTTCGAGTCTAGACATTCAACATAGGACAAATTCCACTTTAATTGTATTGCGCTTTATTTTTGCCTATATTCTGTTTTGTTATCTCATGCCATATTGACTGGAATTAACAAAATGCCGCCAAGATTCTTCAGGAgaagaggaagaggcaaggggCCAATCACCGCCCCCAATGATAATGAAGCTGGACCTTCGAATGCGCGAGCCCCATCTACCACGGAGAGTGACGATCCCCAGCAGAACCggaggaacctctttgaaccGGCTAGACGGTCGGTCTCACACAGTTCAACACCTCCTAACCTTTATGGGCCACAACCGGATTATGAGCCCAACAACCCTCAACCTTCATACATACCATTACAGCGATCCCTATCGCATAACTCTTTTGGTGACCCTACACCAGTTTTTAGGGGCCGGTTTAACCCGGCAAACTTCCTACAAGAActagtgggttttaacccattgggtCCGGAAGATCATTTCTCGGGAGAGCATGCGGacgacatggacgaggatacggaccccgtCGAGCCTGTCAGTGGTACACCGaaccacccgatagagatctctgatggatcttcCTTCCATGGATCACCCTATGTTGGTCCAGATAGCTTTCAAGCTATGTTTACCAGGCACGAATGGTACTATACACCTCCTCACCACTCAtcgcctcagcagcagcaacagcagcaacaagaTCCCTCTGAGGATCCAAGGtttgtggcagtcacgccaccacctccgccgccaccagttcaaccggCACCCCCGCAACCGCCAAGACGTAGGAGAACCGGAGCACGTATGTCTACGCGAACAGGAGACTTTCATTTTAATTCTCCACACCAATCAAGTGGCAACCACTACCCGCCACATCAAGAAgatccacaaatgggtggaccttcacACCCAGTTGCACCACAACCACCGCctatgggttttgataacccgATTCCGGCATACACGGGTTCCACGGCgtataacccgtttgagcagccattGCACACCAACTACAACTAAGCCGAAGCCGATCcgtacgtggtagcggctaactATAACACCCAAGGACCCTATGGAGATCCATGGGGAGTAGGGTACCCAACTCATGGGTACCAGATACCTGCAAGACCTATTATACGGACGCAATCGCAACCACCAAGGTTCTCTCCACCAGAGCGTGAAGAAATTCTGCAAAGGTTGGACTATGTAGAGCGAGAATTTCATAGGGAACGAAGTGAGCGACAAACGTTTTTCCAAGGATTGACAAGCTTGATCAAGGGGAAGGGCAAGAAGGACCACTGAATCCTTCCTAGTAATAATTGAGCCCTGCGTGGGCATGTATGTTTATTTTGACCCCTGCGCGGGTCTATCTTTCTATCAACCCCTGCGAGGGTATTTTATTTGtgtaagtccctgcgtggactatTATGTTATTaggcccctgcgtgggcatgttttTGCTATTAAGCCCCTGTGTGGGTATGTGTGTTATTAAGCCCCTGCGAGGGTAAGTACTTGTttaaacccctgcgtgggtagGTTTGCTATTtgaaaagacccgttt
Coding sequences:
- the LOC110931502 gene encoding pistil-specific extensin-like protein translates to MPPRFFRRRGRGKGPITAPNDNEAGPSNARAPSTTESDDPQQNRRNLFEPARRSVSHSSTPPNLYGPQPDYEPNNPQPSYIPLQRSLSHNSFGDPTPVFRGRFNPANFLQELVGFNPLGPEDHFSGEHADDMDEDTDPVEPVSGTPNHPIEISDGSSFHGSPYVGPDSFQAMFTRHEWYYTPPHHSSPQQQQQQQQDPSEDPRFVAVTPPPPPPPVQPAPPQPPRRRRTGARMSTRTGDFHFNSPHQSSGNHYPPHQEDPQMGGPSHPVAPQPPPMGFDNPIPAYTGSTAYNPFEQPLHTNYN